Below is a window of Populus trichocarpa isolate Nisqually-1 chromosome 3, P.trichocarpa_v4.1, whole genome shotgun sequence DNA.
TCATGATATAAtctgtattttttatcatttcaaattcaatttatattatatcaGTCAACTTAGATACGTGTAACCTAATTAAATATCTATAAAGTAACTTGTTGATTAGAATTAATGAAATCCTCATCATACATATTAAAGGTTCTTTTCATGGGTTgataaaaactaaatccatAAGATTTAGTAGGTTGAACGGCATCCgcaagaaaaacactttgattCTTATATCAATATAGTATTTGTACTAGTGACAGGGagaataaatgttattttatagacttaaatgttttttaaatcttgtttaAATCTTGCATTAAACTTATGTTGTTTTAGATTTGTATTGAGTCTTGTATTGTTTAAAGACATGAAATCTAAAGAGATGAACCTCTTATGCTCGTATAAAGATAtgtttatatagatttttttaaataaatatatatctaggatatttaatataaatattctataTAAATCTCTCATACATATTTAAGTTATAAgatatttcatataaatatctAGGGTATTTATAGAGATATTAATGGAGATGTGTACATTGTATAAaatatcttagtttttttatgtatcatcAAAGCCCCTAAATCTTGTAAACAAATATGCTTGGAAGACTTGACCTAGCAAGAGCGGAGAAGGAATTACTTACAGTAACCTTTTGGCGTGTACAAGCAACTATAAATATTGTTTGTGGGTGTGGCCTTGTGACATTGTCATAGGCATAGTTGTTTAGTGTAGCTGTGGGCATAGTCGTACATATAGCCGCGGGCATTGCCATGGGTGTAGCCGCTAGCGTAACCACTTGAGCGTAGTCGAGGGTGTAACCGCTGGCGTAGCCATATGGGTGTAGCAATAGACATAACCATTGGCATGTCATTGGCGTAGCCATAGACATAATCGCTAGCATAGCTACCGCTGCGTTAGGGTTTCGTCAGTCATAAAaagatcttttaaaaaacaagaatgaactaattttttgttcattttccaCATACAACACCAATGATGAAGCTAAAGAAAATCCTCAGAAGAAAGACGGGGGTGTTTTTCATAGATTGATAAAACTGGACCCGAATAACTTGGTGAACCTGGCGGCACCTGCAAGGAAAACATTCTGATACTTATGTCGGTATAATATTTGTACAGGTGACGGGGAGAATAAATGTTATTATATAGACTTAAATATTTATTGGGTCTTATTTAAATCTTGTATTAGATCTATGTTGTGTTAGAATTATATTGAGTCTTGTATTGTCTAAAAACATGAAGTTTAGAGAAATGAGCTCTAGAGAGATTTGTTTACATAAacttttttaagataaatatcttaaaaaatatataagatatttaatataaatatttaggatatttaaagaaatatttatagaGATGTGTAGATTGTATAAAATACATGTATGGTTTTTCATGTataatcaaaaattaattttctttttctaaataatcATACTCTAGCCAcaactaaatatataaaaataactttaaaaaacaattctattaAATAGAATGGTTTGAAAAAGGCAAAATTTGAGAGATTTTCGAGTGTTTTTGTGTGTTGGGAATTGAGACCTTGGGAACCTCACTTTCCCAACCGAGGATGAAAAAAATTCTCAACACCCAGAGGATGGATATGGGAAGGGCTTGGATGAGGATCAGGGGACATTGGTCTCACAACTTCTTGGAGAGTTTAAACACGATTGCTCACACATATTATTGTTTTCGGTCTTTTGtgaccatattttttaaataattataattcatgttaaatctatatttttgtgttatttatataaaaacatgtttcaaatctataataaaactcaaatgcaatatttatttttgtattgcaTATAAGGTTTAAATAGTAAGCTgtgattataaaattttaattttaatattgaaaaatcttcgagttaaaataaattcacacaaataaaattgaaataaattatattgtttgattaaaaataaataaaatatcaaaaataaaattaatcaagaaaaataaataaatatttaattatgaatgatcaaatatatatatatatataaactagacAAGCGCGAGCTCAAGCCAACCAAGTCACTTGGgtctgtttatttgttttttgttcttctatATGGTTTgccctaattttattttattttaaatgtagcAGTGTAGCCTGCACTGCCCAAAAAATTGTGAGAAAGCTACCATGGCATAAAGAATAATATTTCTCCCacgtattttcatattttattaataatcgTCATGTTAGAAGTACAGTAGCTTGAGTCAGACATCGAGTGGCCAAAATTGTTTGTGGATGGATTGCATACTTTGTGTCATTCCTCCGTCATATGACGCCTATCGTAACTTGCTTTAtggtttatttaaaatataaaattcttgGTTCTTGTCAATCatataggatttttttaatacgCAATGTAAATAACTTCCATGATAAAAACGATATAATTAATGTAATtgattcaaatatttatagaatTCCATCCTCTGTTACCAGTAGAAAACTAGAATAATACTTTTCCGAGGGTCTATTTCCCATGTATCACTTCTTCGGGGAGTGATTACAGAGAGGAAACTTAAATTACGTGAAAGAAATCCCGCCTTTACAATATAGTTAGCTgtagtaataattgtttttttaaataatttttatttaaaaaaatattatttttttatttttataaaattatttttaatattaacacattaaaacgattcaaaaatattaaaaaaattaattttaaaaaattaaaaaatcacaaaatacaattttaacaaaaaaaaaaaactcattcttcaaaaatattaaaaaaattaattttaaaaaattaaaaaatcacaaaatacaattttaacaaaaaaaaaaattcattcttgCGCGGGTGTGGAACCATTGTTATGCTGTAACTTTTTCTTACCCATGTAAGAGTGTTTATTTGTGTGGTTATTTCTGCTTTTGAAGCAAATCATATAACAAAACatttagtaaaatataaaacattgtTTACTGTGTGTGAGACCTActataatttatgtttcaaacaCATGTTACCAGTAAGCAGCATCAATCTGCTTCTCTTTTTAGTGTCGCGTCTGTGCagcgtgaattaattcacccTGCACTGTTCATGGCCGGATTGGGTCTGGTCCAAACTTAAATGCATTGGACCACGTCcgacccaataaaaaatatccaattttttttaattgtgttttacttgaaaaactagtgtttaatattatttaatgacactatataaattagaagaagatcgcatgatgacataacatttgcagaatttaatCACAATCTCAATTTTCATTGTAATTGTTAGACCTAGTTCAGGATTAGtctgaaaaatagttttgagtTTTCGAGTCAAtgatattaatcaaaacatattattttgttttcctaaaaaaaaatataattgaaatataattgtATCAATTAAGTTGtatcaaatcaatataatttttcattgacAGATCCGGATTTAATCGGGGAATCTTTTAACAAGTTCGGAAACTCACTAGCAGTTTATGTTGTCGAAAATGACGTCCGTGGAAATACAATACGAGAGACCctgcttttaaaaattaaaagtgctTCGATTGGTgcttttcggtttttttttccttcctaatATACACGGGGTAAGTTCTTAATTGTTGTGAAATCCAGGAACAACACCTAGGACGTTTCCACAATACTATATAAATTCTCTCTTAACTTTGCAGAGAATGGTCAAAGGGGTGATTACACTTACCGAGAGTGGCATGTAGTAACTGTCAGTTTGTCACCGTTTCCTCAGACACGGCAACACACGAAGGAGCACGAAGGAGAGAAAACAAATTCAGATATATAAAGTATTACAAAGTAATGTGATAACATagttttattaactgaaaatttATAGCAAAACGAGGAACGTACAAATCGACATACAAACAAATGACAAATACATAGACTAGAAGAGCGGATGGAAGCCTCTGAATATGCTCGGGGTTTGCTCAACAatctctcctcttctttttcttttttatccgtTTCCCTTCTGTAATCGCATTTTGCATATTGTTACAAAATTCTGAATTTTAATTCGAGGCATTTTATTCGGATTACCGATTTAAGAAGCAAACAAATTAGGTTGACTGATGTGAATTAATTAGGCTATGACCATTGACCATGCTTTTGGTTTTTCCGTAGATGGCACCGATAATTAAGTTCGAAAATACAATACCAGAATTCCAGTTTTGCTTTGTACGAGACCATCCAACACAAGTTGTCTTGCACTACATTAATTATGGTCTCTTCAAATATTGTGAGAAAAGCAAGTCGCCGTTCTCGAGTCACAGATGATCAGCTACTTCAAACTAGTATGCAATGGtgattacaataataataaatagtgtgattattattattatcaagtataaaattagaaatcataGAAGCAGCCAAGGCAAAACCTAGTGGAAAAAGGCGGGATCTAagtttcaaaaactttcttttggcCTCAATTGGCGTTCGGTGAaggtgatggaaaaaaaaaataagaagaagaagatccaGTCAAACTTTGGTTGTCAAAGtttcaagcacaacaaaaacaCATGCAAAGTACAGTGCacccaagaaaaaataaaattctatacCCGGTCTCACGCCTCTCTCACTAAAAACCAAGCTACCCCTTCCCTTTCTTCGAGCCCTCATACCTCTCTCTCTCAGAAACCCCCTTTCTTGTATAAAAATACTCTCATCATCCTCACCACCTCATTTTATTGGCTTGTTACCCCCGTCATATTCCAGCTCACAAAggcaaaagaaagcaagtagaaataaaaaagaaacatttctCCTCTCTCATTACTATTTAATCATCATCTACTAATGAACCAAAAGtgaaacaattttgttttgcttatcATACTGCacacaatctctctctctctctctccatttttattatctttgaaGCAGTTGGTTCGTGTAGAAATGGGTATAAGGTTTTTGAATCTGCAAATGATTCCATGGTGTTTTCATAATTTGATGGGCAATCCTACATCATGCTTGCAACTCCAGTCTGAGCCACCGGCAGGTACAATCAAGCTTATAAAATCAGATGGGCTAGTGAAGATCTATGACAGACCAGTCTATGTCTCAGAGCTAATGGTAGAGTTTCCAAAACACCTGGTTTGCCATTCAGATTCATTCTATATAGGTCAAAAGATCCCAGCTCTTTCTGAGAACGACCAGCTTCAATTAGGCCACAAGTACTTTCTTCTACCCAAAGATTGCTTCCAATCTGTACTGTCTTTTGTCACTATAGCTTCCTTTACCAGCTCCTCACTACAGCCTCAACCATCATCTTCAAGAAATGCGTTTCTAAAAAAGGCTGCTACTTGCCAACCTTTTGATATTCAAAAATCTCCGAATGGGTGTTTGAGGATACGTGTATCGGATGATTTTATATCACAATTAATGGAGGAAGGTAAAGTCAAGGAGAGTGGAGAAGATGAGAGTTCAGGGAATTGTAAACCAAAGAGTAGAGTTTGCACTACTCCTCAGTTGGAGAAAGATTACACGCAGCTTGTCGGGTCACGCCAATGGAAACCGAAGTTGGAGACAATAAAGGAGAACGAAAAGAGAAGACTTTCTTCCTCCTTTGGaatgaagaggaggaagaaatcTCAGTCTAAAGTGACACAAAAGAGTACTCATAGATCAGTCTCAGAACAACACCTTCACTCAACATCTACCAGTCATAACAAGTCTTCTCTAAAGGCCAAGATCAAGATTAAACCAAGAAAGTGATCATAGATTTGGTTTTAGtcacttttttatcttttcttttctggggCTTTCATCACCCTTGATGTACTGTGTAAAACTGGCGATACATAATTAGTGAGATCATACAGATTAAAGAACTGAATGAAAAAAGGGTTTCAATCCCTCTTCGAATATTTTTTGTACACTTTTGTCTGTAAAAAATTTCTCATTAGGTTAATAATGTAGGGAATTAACTGCAATCTAATGTGAGTGTATCGATGTCTCAGAAGCATATATAAACAAACTAGCCGGAAAAGATTACAAAGTAAAAGCTGATGATGGCAAGGAAGAAAGCAGACCCATTTGTACATGTGGTATGTCCACAGAGTTCATGATTTCTTTTAACGAACCAACAAAGCATCAATGGCGGCCAATTTGCTGTTctacgtaaagaaagaaaagaaggaaagagacAAAGTGACAATGATATCTCCTGACACATGATGAGTTAAAGAGTTTTGACCCaaaagataaaacataaaacatgcaAATGGTGGATTCCAATTAATCTACAGTGAATGGATGGGATGTATCTGGATATGGGTTGGCAGTTCTGTGGACTGGTCTTTGAACAAGATCACCAGACAAGATAAAGGTAAGCAGATTTTGATCTTCCAATTAAAATCGAGAAGAGAACAAACTAACAGTCAAACAAAGCCATCTTTAAGATTTTGCACAAGAAAATGCTGCTAGTACTGCCTGCCAAATTGCTTGCGTGCGTCTGCTGTATGGCTTCACATATTAAATTTAGACCAATGCCTAACTTTGTGAGCCCCCACCATTATTTTCCATTCATGAGAATTGAGATGATACGTCTACACGTGCTCTACACATTCCACTCCAAAGTCCAAACCAAACCCACCCATTCTTTCGTCATTTCATTTTCATGTCCTTCGTGTGCAAGTTCGAACATGTTTATACCTTTACCGCCTCCAGAGTTGTCTGCTTTTATTACCATGGCTATATCATTGTCGTTGGACCAGTAGATTGCCCCGAAAAAAGTTTAATTCATCGGGTCGTCAagctttttaaatgaaaaaaaaaaataaaaattcatgccCTATAACACTAAACATACATAATATAATCATATTTATCcccaattattttaatatatttagtaATTGCttgctcatatatatatatatatagggatcaattacatatatatatcttcattCATTTATCTTGCACATAGCCTAACaagatttcttctcctttttttttaccaactaCTTTAAC
It encodes the following:
- the LOC7496514 gene encoding uncharacterized protein LOC7496514; this translates as MGIRFLNLQMIPWCFHNLMGNPTSCLQLQSEPPAGTIKLIKSDGLVKIYDRPVYVSELMVEFPKHLVCHSDSFYIGQKIPALSENDQLQLGHKYFLLPKDCFQSVLSFVTIASFTSSSLQPQPSSSRNAFLKKAATCQPFDIQKSPNGCLRIRVSDDFISQLMEEGKVKESGEDESSGNCKPKSRVCTTPQLEKDYTQLVGSRQWKPKLETIKENEKRRLSSSFGMKRRKKSQSKVTQKSTHRSVSEQHLHSTSTSHNKSSLKAKIKIKPRK